A genomic region of Nymphalis io chromosome 3, ilAglIoxx1.1, whole genome shotgun sequence contains the following coding sequences:
- the LOC126781337 gene encoding uncharacterized protein LOC126781337 — MKNYSILGNKKKVTMEANPTSLKVVGNNCVVRVKINQGEIEVIGNDCRVEIVDNTGTVNLVGSGGTVVITKRWKGDKVSMVGPNCHLMVNGKDKTAPTYEAQLSPFSKELDDVIESIFSFVMR, encoded by the coding sequence atgaaaaattactCTATCCTCGGTAATAAGAAGAAAGTGACCATGGAGGCTAATCCGACTAGTCTTAAGGTGGTTGGAAACAATTGTGTTGTGAGAGTGAAAATAAATCAAGGAGAAATCGAAGTGATCGGCAATGACTGCCGTGTAGAGATTGTCGACAATACTGGTACCGTTAACTTAGTGGGCAGCGGTGGTACAGTTGTCATCACAAAAAGGTGGAAGGGTGACAAGGTTTCTATGGTCGGACCTAATtgccaccttatggtaaatggCAAAGACAAGACAGCACCGACATATGAAGCTCAGCTGTCCCCTTTCAGTAAAGAACTGGATGACGTCATTGAATCGATTTTTTCTTTCGTGATGCGATGA